The genomic region CCAACAACGTCGTTGAATACGAATCAAGGTAATAGGCAAGCTGCACTGTCGTATTGAAGCCGGTATCGGTGAATCTTTTATTTTCGAGCCCCATCCCCGCCGGCTCGGTTTCTTTTCCTACCAGGTACAGAAGGGAAAAGTTTCCCACCACGAAGAGCGAGTCCGCAAGAGGGAGCGATATCCCTATTCCGGCGCCCGGTCCATACGAGATAAATCTTGAATTCCCCTGCTCGAACGGCATCAGGAGTCGACCGTATTCGTCCGCATTCAGGGATTCGTGGGCGTCGAACCTGCTGTACTTGAATCCGCCGAACACCTTCAGCCATTTATTTATCGAATAATTGAGCGTCGTATCGGAATCATAGCGGCGTTCATTGAACACCGGCACGCTGGTATCCGGTGAATGATGCTTAAAATTACCCGTCAGCAACACGCTCGTAAGCGACCAGTTCTTTCCCCAGTCCAGGCCGATGACGGGGCCGTACAGGAAACCGGGATCAACGTCTTCACCCCCGGAAGGCGATATATCAAACGTGGTGTACCACGTGTTCACGCCCACGCTCATCCCCAGCGCGGATACGGGAGCCGCTCCCGCAAACAGCATGCCGCAGACCGCAATGAAAGTAAAAATAGCCGTAAATGTTGTTTTCTTTATCATATACCTTACCTGATTAGTTAATTCCCCTGGACCGACCTGGGGGCTCAAGCCACACTGCACGATTCCGCCCGAAACGGGGGTATCGTGCAGGGATGCATACTGAGAGTATTATTCTTCGCCTCCCAGCCCGAAGTGGTACACGGCCGAAAAGGTAATCCCGTAGAAGGTGGAATGGTCATTCGCGACGCTCCTACCTGGATTGTCCGAATGATATCTTGTCAGGAAATACTGGTAGCGCACGCCCAGCGAAAATGTAGTCGCAACCGAGGCCGCGTAATACGCGAGCGATACGGTCGAATTGAAACCGGTTTCCTTTATTTCCAAATTGTTGCCGGACATCACCGGATTCTCAAACGCTTCCCTTCCGGAGAGATACATCGCCGAGACATTGGCCAGCGCGAAGAACGAATCGGAAACCGGCAGCGTAAGCCCGATTCCCAGTCCGGGGCCGTAGGAAAAGTGCCGCATATCGGTATCCTCGAACAAACCTGTGGTCTTACCCGTTTCAGGTGCATAGGTGTCATAGCGCATGTACTTGAAGCCGCCAAACACCTTGAGCCACCTGAGCACCGAATAGTTCAGGGTCGTGTCGGAATCGTAGCGACGGGGATAGGCGTACCATGGAATCATTTCGTTTTCCATCCGGAAGGTCCCCGTGAGAAATACGCTCGTGAGCGACCAGTTCTTCCCCCAGTCGAGTCCCAGGACGGGCCCGTACATGAGACCCGGTTCGAACGACCGTTCCGCCTCAGGGGATATGTTCCATTTCCAGTACCACGTGCTCGCCCCCACGCTCATGCCCGCCGCGTGAGCGGCGATCGTTCCCGTGAACAGGACGCCGGCCGCGACGACACACACCATCAATGCCATCAATGCTCTTCTCTTCATCGCAATCCTCTCGTTATTGATAATAAACCTCTTCTTCCCGTTATGCGCCATACACTGGACATGGGTCACACTGAATACGGGAAAGCCGCACCGAGCAGGTGCGGCCCCGTGGACTACACCCCGTTACCCAGGTTGAAATGGTAGATCGCGGAGACGGTAACGCCATAAAACCGCATCGTAGTATCATTCGAATGCGCGTTCTCTTCCCTGAAATACTGGTAACGCCCTCCCGCGGACAACGTGGTGGAAATCGAATCAAGGTAATACGCGAGAATCAGCGTTGCGTTGTATCCCTTATCGATGAAACGCGAATCGGCTGCCGCAGAAGTGCTGTTCTTGCCGTATAAATACAACAGGGACCCGTTGCCGAGCAAAAAAAACGAATCGGAAAGCGGAAGCGTAATACCGATTCCCGCGCCCGGTCCGTAGGAGAGGTGCTTGAAATCTCCGCTTTCAAACGGCATAAGCAGGTCTCCCATTTCTGCGAGGCTGCCTAATTTCATATCATACCGTACATACTTAAACCCGCCGAAAACCTTCAGCCATTTGTTGATGGAATAATTTAACGTCGTATCGGAATCGTAACGGCGATAATTAACTTGAGGACTGTAAGCGTCATCGGCATGAAGCTTGAAGTTACCTGTAAGTAACACGCTGGTCAGCGACCATTTTTTTGCCAGGTCGAGACCGAGCACAGGACCGTACATAAGGCCGGGATCGATGTCATTACCGCTGGACGGCGTCGTTTTCCACTGCACATACCACATATTTGCCCCGACGCTCATACCCACCGCATGCCCGGGAACCGTTCCTGCGAACAAGATGCCTGCCGCAATTGTACCCGCCATAAATGCCATCAAGATATTTTTCTTCATCCTATCTTCTCCGAATGAACTATATTCGTTTTATACGTTATGCGAAATACAAAAGGCCCCGGTCACCCCGAAAACGAAACGGCCGCACCCTGAGGTGCGACTTACGGAGCTGTTCCCCGGCCCCCGGGCTGAATGGGAACATTTGATAAAGCGCGCGCTACTCGGAATCCCCCATCCTGAAATGATACACCGCCGAGAAGGTGATCCCGTAAAACTTCGTCTTCGAATCGTAGGTCATGGTGTCGTAGCGGGAGTCCAGGTACTGGTACCGTCCACCCAGGGTGAGCGTCACCGATGCTGGGGCATAATGCCAGGCGATCGCGGCGGTAATATTGTAGCCCAGGTCTTTTGTATTGTCGCTTACCGAGGGGTCCTTGTACTTCCCGTAGCAGTAGAGACCCGAAAAATTCAGGATCCCGAAAAGCGTATCGGTGAGCGGTACCAGGCAGCTCAGGCCCGCCCCCGGTCCCATGGTATAGAAGTTCTGGTTTGCGGAGCCGAATATCGGCGTGGAACCGCCCGACGAGTCGTCATCGAACCTGACATACTTGAAACCGGCGAAGATCTTGAAATAGCGGGCGAAGGAATAACCTACCGTGGTATCGGAATCGTAGCGCCGGTACCGGAGGTCCGGGAGCCCGTCAAAACGCTCCCCCAGGTTTCCCGTAAGGAACACGCTGGTGACGGACCAGTGCTTCGCGAAATCGATCCCCACGACGGGACCGTAGAGCAGGCCGGGATCGAAATCGCCATTTCCCTGGTGCGGGGTATACCCCCACCACGCGTACCAGGTCGACGCTCCCGCGCTCACGCCGACGGCGCCGGCGGGCACGGCCGCGAGCAGCACCATTGCCGATGCCGCCAGGACGACAACACACGATGCGATCTTATTTTTCATTCCAGGCCTCCCTTTATCCGTTTTCATATTTCATCCCGATCCGCCTGGGGGCGCGCGTCATGCCCTGCCGGCCTATTCATCGTCCCCCGCGCTGAAATGGTACACCGCCGAAAATGTGAAACCGGAGAACTTTAAAAGAAAGTAACCGCCCGTATAGACGTCCGATGTTTCCTTTATCAACTGGTAGCGGTAGCCGGCCGTGATGGTCATGGGAAGCCAGGGCAGGTAGTACGCCAGCGAGAGCGCGGCGTTATAGCCCTTACTGATAAACCGCGTACTGTCCCCGGAAAACTTTCCCCAGAGATAGAGCCCTGAAAAGTTCCCCAGGACGAACAGTGAATTTGACACCGGGATCGTGAGCCCCAGGCCGAGCCCCGGACCATAGGAATAGATTGAGATGTCACGCTCGGCGAAGGGGACGTACATCGGTTTGTAATCCTCATCATAACGCATGTACTTGAAGCCCGCGAACACCTTGAGCCACCTGAACACCGCGTAGTTGAGGGTGGTGTCGGAATCGTACCTGAAATCGTATACATCCCCGGTGGGAGTCTCCCATTTAAAATTTCCCATCAGGAAGACGCTGTTGAGCGACCATTTTTTGCCGAGGTCGAGTCCCAGGACCGGTCCGTACATGAGGGCCGGATTGACCGGGGATTGGGACTCCGTATCCCAGTCCGCATACCAGGTCGCCAGGCCCGCGCTCACGCCGACGGCGCGGGCGGGCGGTGCGGCAAAAAGCATCGCGCAGCAGATCATGGCGGCGAGAAGCAGGGGGTATTTTTCAGCATGCATCGGCGCCTCCAATGATTGCGATCTTCTCGCACGCTGCGCATGTTTCGTCGGGCGCGCGGTTCAATTCGTTTCGGAACCCTATCCTATATTCGGATATCGATTTTACAAGCACTTTCCGGATAACGGCGGGGGGTCCGATGCGCATGGACCCGCGTATCGGACCCCAAAATCGTCTTTGACCTTTTTTCCGCTCCGTGCGTATCATGCGGATCGTAGGGCGTGCCCGCGCGGCGCCGCGAATCCCATTCGGAGAGCAGGCTACGATCATGAAACCGAAGACGCCAATGAACCATCCCTTCGTGGAACGCCACGAGTACAAGTTCCTATTGGGCAGCGAAAAACTATTGATTTCGGCGCGCCGTGCCGCACACTCGCACCCATGAATGCCGATGACCGCTTGATCGAAGACGCCGCCGCGTACGCGCGCGATCAGATGGGACCCCTTGCACCCAGCCACGGATGGGACCACGTTGAGCGCGTGGAACGGCTCGCCGCGCGTATCGCGTCCCTCGAGGGGGCGAACCTTTTCATCGTGCGCCTGGCTGCGTACCTGCACGACATAGCGCGCGTCATCGAGGACTCCTCGGGAGGAAAGATTTGCCACGCGGAGGCGGGGAGCGCGATGGCCCTTGAGTTCCTGCGCGGCAGGGGGCTCGACGAGACGCGCGCCCGGCACGTCGCGGACTGCATTCTCTCGCACCGATTCCGGAACGATCACGCGCCGCGCACGATCGAGGCGAAGTGCCTGTACGACGCGGACAAGCTCGACAGCATAGGCGCGGTGGGGATCGGGCGCGCCTTCCTGTTCGCCGGGGAGGTGAACGCGCGGCTCCATAACCCGGACGTGGAAATCCTGTCCACGACCGCGTACTCCGGCGAGGACACGGCCTACCGCGAGTACATGGTGAAGCTCCAGTTCGTCCGGGAACGCATGCAGACGGCGGAGGGCGCGCGCGTCGCGGGGGAACGTCACGATTACATGGTCGGATTTTTCTCACGCCTCACCGCGGAAACGCGCGGGGAGGCATAGAAGGCGCGGATATATATCCACGCCCCTTCCCGGGATCGCGCGTTAAAACGCGCGGCTACTGGAGGATGATACGCAACCGGCCTATGACGGTGCGTTCCTCGTCCCCGTCGTCGTACTTGATGAAGATATTGTCACCATCCCGCTCGGCGATCCTGCCGCGATAATATTTTCCCTTCCCCTTGAAGTTGCCAAAGACGACGTCGCCCTTCGCGAGCTTTTCCGCCCGGATATATTTTTCAAAGCGCCATTCGCTGTCCCCGTCCAGGTAGCGCACGAAATACATGTCGTCCTTCACGGCGTCTATGGACGCGGGATACCAGTAGGCGTCGCCCGACCATTTCACGAGCGCGACGTCCCCCGCGTTCCACTTCCCGGTGTAGAGCGACTTGGGCAGGCGGAATTCCTCGCCCTTGACGGCGATCCAGTCGCCGTGCGCGCCGTTGCTCACCTGGTAGTAGTCGCCCACGAGCTCGGTCCTGTCCGCCGAAACGCGGAAGGTGTAATTTCCGTACCCATACGACGCCTTGTAGTACCCGGAGAGCAGGTCGCCGCTAATCGTCCCCGACATCACGGCGCGTCCTATGGGCTCCTCGTTGTACCCGGTCACGCCCGTCCCGCTGTAGGTGAGGACGATCCGTCCGCCGGCATGCATTCCCCGCGCGTCGGTATAGACGCTGCTGTAGGTGAATGTTCCGCCGGCCGTCTCAACGCGCTTTGTCCCCTTCTTCGCGCCTTCGCGCACCGCGGGCGTATACTTGTACTCCTTTCCGAGCAGCCTGTAGGCGACGGCCTTGGCCGCCTGCGGGAGGTCGTCCGTATTCGTTACGACGTCGAAGGCCTCTTTCTTCACGACGGATGTCTCGGTCTCGACGATGCGCGCGGTGACGCGGTACTGGTTCCCCAGCACGACGATTTTTCCCATGACGAGGTTTTCCGCGGCGAGG from Spirochaetota bacterium harbors:
- a CDS encoding HD domain-containing protein, with translation MAARSRGYFSACIGASNDCDLLARCACFVGRAVQFVSEPYPIFGYRFYKHFPDNGGGSDAHGPAYRTPKSSLTFFPLRAYHADRRACPRGAANPIRRAGYDHETEDANEPSLRGTPRVQVPIGQRKTIDFGAPCRTLAPMNADDRLIEDAAAYARDQMGPLAPSHGWDHVERVERLAARIASLEGANLFIVRLAAYLHDIARVIEDSSGGKICHAEAGSAMALEFLRGRGLDETRARHVADCILSHRFRNDHAPRTIEAKCLYDADKLDSIGAVGIGRAFLFAGEVNARLHNPDVEILSTTAYSGEDTAYREYMVKLQFVRERMQTAEGARVAGERHDYMVGFFSRLTAETRGEA